One Rhinopithecus roxellana isolate Shanxi Qingling chromosome 7, ASM756505v1, whole genome shotgun sequence DNA segment encodes these proteins:
- the DCAF12L2 gene encoding DDB1- and CUL4-associated factor 12-like protein 2, with amino-acid sequence MAQQQTGSRKRKAPAVEAGAGSSSSQGLAAADGEGPLLPKKQKRPATRRRLVHYLKGREVGARGPAGLQGFEGELRGYAVQRLPELLTERQLDLGTLNKVFASQWLNARQVVCGTKCNTLFVVDVQSGHITRIPLMRDKEAGLAQAQQGCGIHAIELNPSKTLLATGGENPNSLAIYQLPTLDPLCLGDRHGHKDWIFAIAWLSDTVAVSGSRDGTVALWRMDPDMFNGSIAWHSEVGLPVYAHIRPKDVEAIPRASTNPSNRKVRALAFSGKNQELGAVSLDGYFHLWKARSTLSRLLSIRLPYCRENVCLTYCDELSLYAVGSQSHVSFLDPRQRQQNIRPLCSREGGTGVRSLSFYQHIITVGTGHGSLLFYDIRAQKFLEERASASLDSTPGPAGRKLKLACGRGWLNQDDVWVNYFGGMEEFPNALYTHCYNWPEMKLFVAGGPLPSGLHGNYAGLWS; translated from the coding sequence ATGGCCCAGCAGCAAACAGGTAGCAGGAAACGGAAAGCGCCCGCGGTCGAGGCGGGCGCCGGGAGCTCGTCCTCGCAGGGCTTAGCGGCGGCGGACGGAGAGGGGCCTCTGCTACCCAAGAAGCAGAAGCGGCCGGCGACGCGTCGCAGGCTGGTGCACTATCTGAAGGGCCGGGAGGTAGGAGCGAGGGGCCCCGCCGGGCTCCAGGGCTTCGAGGGCGAGCTTCGGGGCTACGCCGTCCAGAGGCTGCCCGAGCTGCTGACGGAGCGCCAGCTGGACCTGGGCACCCTCAACAAGGTGTTCGCGTCACAGTGGCTGAACGCCAGGCAGGTGGTGTGCGGCACCAAGTGTAACACGCTCTTTGTGGTGGACGTGCAGTCAGGCCACATCACGCGCATCCCCCTCATGCGGGACAAGGAGGCCGGGCTGGCCCAGGCCCAACAGGGCTGCGGCATCCATGCCATCGAGCTGAATCCCTCCAAGACGCTTCTGGCCACCGGCGGCGAAAATCCCAACAGCCTGGCCATCTACCAGCTGCCCACCCTGGACCCCCTGTGCCTGGGCGACCGCCATGGCCACAAGGACTGGATCTTTGCCATCGCCTGGCTGAGTGACACCGTAGCCGTGAGCGGCTCCCGCGACGGCACTGTGGCGCTGTGGCGGATGGACCCAGACATGTTCAATGGCAGCATTGCCTGGCACAGCGAGGTGGGTCTCCCCGTATATGCCCACATCCGTCCGAAGGATGTGGAGGCCATACCCAGGGCCAGCACCAACCCCAGCAACCGCAAGGTGCGGGCCCTGGCCTTCAGCGGCAAGAACCAGGAGCTGGGAGCGGTGTCCTTAGACGGCTACTTCCACCTGTGGAAAGCCCGGAGCACACTATCCAGGCTCCTGTCCATCAGGCTGCCCTACTGCCGAGAGAATGTGTGCCTGACCTACTGCGATGAGTTGTCCCTCTACGCTGTGGGCTCCCAGTCCCACGTCTCCTTCCTGGATCCGCGCCAGCGCCAGCAGAACATCCGGCCCCTGTGCTCTCGAGAAGGTGGCACAGGCGTGCGGTCTCTGAGCTTCTACCAGCACATCATCACTGTGGGCACCGGCCATGGCTCCCTGCTCTTCTATGACATCCGAGCCCAGAAGTTCCTGGAGGAGAGGGCCTCTGCCAGTCTGGACTCTACGCCGGGGCCCGCAGGGAGGAAGCTCAAGCTTGCCTGTGGCAGAGGCTGGCTCAACCAGGATGACGTCTGGGTGAACTACTTTGGTGGCATGGAAGAGTTCCCCAATGCGCTCTACACCCACTGCTACAACTGGCCCGAGATGAAGCTCTTTGTGGCTGGGGGGCCTCTCCCTTCAGGCCTCCATGGGAACTACGCAGGCCTCTGGAGTTAA